A window of Nitrosopumilaceae archaeon genomic DNA:
CTTACACATACAGAGTATCTGCAATAAATCAAATAGGGACTAGTCAACCATCCAATACTGCATCTGCAACTACCTTCAATACAGTACCATCACAACCCATAGGTCTTACAGCTACTGCTCAAACTCTTCAGATAAACCTAAGATGGAATGCACCAAGTGATAATGGCGGAACTCCAATAACTGGTTACAAAATAGAAAGATCAACTAACAATGGAAATACATGGTCAACTATTGTTTCCAACACCGGCAGTACAGGAACAACATATTCTGATAAAAATATCCTTCCACTTACGACCTATACTTACCGTGTCTCTGCAATAAATGATATCGGAACTGGAAATTCATCAAATACTGCATCAGCATCAACTCTGTCAGTTGGACCAGTAACTCCTCCATCTCTTCCATAAAATTAAATTTTGTCTTTTATAAAATAGTTTAGCGAAATAGGTAACTTCATAGTCCTATACAAGACCGCAGAAATATAGACGGCATTTTTACTAGGAAGATAAAGTGACAGGTTTGGGTTCTACCAGACTAGAATTTTGGAAGCTTATATTTTATAAGACGTTGTTTCACATGATAGCAGAGCGAAAAAGATTGCAAGAAAATAAAGAAAGTAACGCTGACACTGTTCTGCTTGAGAATTTTCAGCGAGAGATATGGAGTAAGGTTCCCCATTTAGAAAAAAAATCAGACGGAGTGAGAGTTGTCAACGCAACACCACTAATTGATATTACTAAAGATCTGATAGAGTGTGCAAAAAAAGAATACAATCTGGATCTTACAAATTCAGATCTGCAAGTTTTTGGCAAGTTTGATTCAAACTTGCTGGCAGGCTCTATCAAAGTAAGACCTGCAGTCCACATTATTCATGATGCCATTATATCAGGAAAACTCAGACAAGGACAGACAATATTTGAAGCAACATCAGGTAACTTTGGAATAGCTCTAGGACAGATAGCAAAGATTGGACTGGATGTTGTCACACTTGTCTCTAGAAGACTACAAGAAGGAGTCTTTGAGGAACTAAGAAACGAGAAAACGCGAATCATAAATCTTGACATGGACATCTGTCCTGCTCCTGGCATGAAAGACAACCCAAATCTTTTGGCTGCCAAAGCAACTGCATTTAACATTAGATCACAACTCTCCGAATTGGGATTTGATCAATCTGTTTTTGATAAATCACTCCCTGAGATAGAAGCAGTTCTTGCAAAACAAGATATAATAAACTTGGCAAAACTCCTTGCAAAAATATACGGATGTTTCTGTCCAGAACAGTACGACAATGATCTAAACATTGATGTACACAAGACAGTGACTGGAGCAGAAATAGACCAGCAATTACATGAACAAGGGCGTTCGCTTGCAGATTTTAGAATTGTTTGTACGTTTGGTACAGGTGGCACCTCTGGTGGCTTGAGCAGATACTTGATGGAAAAATATCAAAAAAAATCACTACATGTAGTATTTCCACTAGGTGATCAAGATGTTGCAGGAATTAGGACTAAAGCCAAGGCAACAGGCTTGAAATTCTACGAGCCTGAAAAATATGCAGGACAGCATGAAGTAGATTTTAGTCAGGCAAAACGTCTGCTAAAGTTTTTTGTAGACAAGGGTCATGACATGGGAGAAAGCAGTGCACTTGCACTTTATGCAGTGATGCAGATGGCAAACTTTGGTGAGCATGGAGGAAAGTTTGTCGTAATAGTTGCAGATGGAATTCAAAAATACAAAAAGAATTTGATAACAGAAAAACAGAACCGCATAAAAGTTGACCTGCAAGAAGCTCTATCCAATATAGGAGACTATGACAGAGTTGTCTGGATTCATACCCAGTATACTCCAAAAAAAGAAGGAATAGAGCTAATTGCAAATGCACTGGGTGTTGATCAAAGCAAGGTCTTTGTCCCAAAGGCAAGAGATGTGGAGAAGCTTTTGATGACACAAGAGATTCCAAAAGAATTGGATAGCGCATTAGGAGGACATGACAGTAAAACACTGCTTGTTTGCATGATGGGAAACACATCTCTTATGGTTGCTCAAGAGCTTGCAAAAAAAGGAATGGTATCTGAAAGTTTGAATGGAGGAATAAATGCACTTTCTCAAGGAAAAGGAAAGCACATTTCTGAATTAATACAAATAGCTAGAGAATGATATATTCTGGTATGATAGAATCATACGGATCATTGTAGATAACGCGGAATTTTTTTAACTAGATATGATATAGATATTTTTCCCGGACCAATTGTTATTATGACTAGCGAGCCTGCAAGAAGTATTACTGGAAGATCAGCACCGTTTGGACCTATGAATTGCGATGCTTTATAGATGTAAAATATTACGCCAAGCATCACAAGGGAGAGAACCGATGCGGAAATTCTTGTCAATACACCAATTATTATCAAAATGCCAGGAACAAATTCCTCTATTGCAAAAAGATACTGCAGATGTACCGGAAGGCCAAACTGTGGTAGATAAGTAGCAAAGCCAGGATCAAACTTTGCATAGCCACCCGCAATAAAGATAACACCTATTGTCAATCGTAGTCCAAAATGAGAGATGTCATGGAACTTGCTTTGACGTATTTGTGCATCTGTCAAGATATGGTATTTTTTAATTGAGGTTAACTTAAGGGTATAGTAATTTTGTTAAATGATTAGAGTAATTACAAACCAGACAACTGGATTTTTTATTTTTGATATTGTTTAGTAATGACTAATGAGTCATCTAAAAACATCTTTGAGATTCCAAATGGATCCAAAATAAGATCGTGCACTTCTCAATTTATCTTGTGAAATAACTTGATTTCTTACCTATCACATTTACTAAAACAATGAAAACTGCCCATGCTATAAGAGAACTTGCCATGGCTGCTTGATATGGCTGCATTGTATAGTGGAGAAATTGGTAGTGTGAAAAGATCTTTGTCACAGCATAGAATGCTTCTGAGACAGAAATTGCAATTACGAGATTTTTTATGTTCTGCTTGGAAAATGCTGGATTTTTTTTGCCTACTATTGGATCACGATGAGCATATTTGTTGTCAATATAAAACGTAATTACAAAGAATGGAATATCAACACAGTATTCTGATAGCAAGGCAACTATGGCATTTACAAGCATATTGTTGTCATACATGGAATAAAGTTGAGCCCCAAGTGCACCTGAAAAATAACCAGCAATGCCAGATATGATGAGATTCCTGTTAAACAACACCATATCTCTATACTTGTTAAAAAATTTGTCTAGTGGTTCTATTGATGTCAAACATAGAGACTATAACAGTCAGAAATTATAGGACTGACATGTATTTTCTAATTACTTACTCGATAATTCCCATTTAAAGTGATTATTTTAACAAGACCGTTAAAAATGTCTCTGTTTTATTCTTGTAAGCAAACTCGGATAGTTGTTGTTCTATGGAATGGACAATTACTCTATGTGATGCTCCGTATAGTTCCTCTAAGATTTCCTTTAGATATTCTGGTTTTTCAAAACAATCAGGTATGTAACAGTGATATTTTTTGTATAGCTTACTTGTTACTTTGTCATATACTGGCTTTCCAATATCAAGCAGTGTTTTTGCAATGACAATAGTTGTCAATGCCTTCATGGTATCAGGTGGATCAATCATTGAGCGAATCCCTCTAGATATCTCATATAGACTAGAGGAACCTAGAGTCTATTAGATCGCGCATGTCATATTTTTTCACACGCACCTTTTCAAACGGTAAAATTGTGCTCAAAAGTAGGGTTCCCTGTTTGTTAATAAAACCAGCAAACTCAACTCCATGCCCTAAAAGATGACTTTCAAAAGACTTCAAGTCTATACTTTGGACCATGTCAAATCATTGTAATGAGTACGTCGCCGTAACTAATAAGAAAGCTCATTTGATTTCTAAAGGTCTTATAATTTACTTTCAAAATGCAACTTTCATGTTTTTAAGAATTTGAAATTCTATCACAAGTCTTTTTGCTTACAATCACCAATATGTTGTATGGTAGGTAAGGAAACAGCTTACATTATGATAAATTGCGAAGTAGGTTACGAAGAATCCATAATAGAGCAGTTAAAAACAATAGAAGGTGTCAAGTATGTACAAGGCGTACTTGGAAATTTCGATATTTTAGCAAGGATCGAAGTGGTATCAATAGATGCCTTGAGAGAAATAATAACCTCGAAAATTCGCAAAATCCAAAAAATTCGTTGCACTACAACAGTAATTTGTAGTAAAAATGGCAGATCTGATGAAGATGATGCTTGTTAAAATTCACATAACCGTTTATTGTTATCAAGAATTCCTGTTGTAATAGATTGATCTAGTCTGCAAATAATTCATACTCATATACAATGGGCGCGTAATAATATTATGCCAACAGCATACATTTTGCTAAATGTCAAACCTGAATCAGAGCTAGAAGTGATAAAACAAATCAAAAACACTGTAAAAACTGAGGATGAATCTCTAAGATATGAGATTCAAGGAGTATACGGTGTCTATGACATTATAGTAAAAATAGAATCAGAAAACATGGATGATGTGAAAAACATACTAGGTAAAATCAGAAGAATTGACAAAATATCCTCAACCATCACAATGCTGGTCATAGAAGAACAAGAAGTATAGATTCAATGCTAATGATCTTTCGATGTGAGTCCAAAATAGTTTGGTTAAACAAAAAAACCAAATAACAAATTAGTGACTTGATCAGCACACGGGAGTACATCCCAGTGAATCAGCGTTTGTGCGCCTCACTTACTCGTTGGTTGCTGACAAGTCATGCAGTTACAGAACCACTCTGCAATACTAAATACGTGTTTGTCTTACTTAAGGCATAGGGAAGAATCTTCTATGAGTCGTGTTTGGTACAGATATGAAGAATTTAGAATTATCAAATATGATCAATATCATGTTATTCTGATCTGCAAAACACTGAATCAAAAAAGAGAATTGTTCTATTAATTGATTACTTATCATAGAGAAGTATGCCCTAAATACTTTTGAAACAAAATCATACCCATGCTAAGGGATTACATATCTCTTACACTGGGAGTACTGACTCTTCTGATCGCTTCAGGCGCAGTCTATGGAATATTAACTATCAACACACAGATTCAGGCAAAACCAGAAACCACTATTCCAGATTATTCAAGCGAATTAGCTTCATTAAAATCTCAAATTAATTCTATGAACTCGCAAATTGGTTCGATGAGCTCTAGTCTTAGTTCTATGAATGGCAACCTTTCTACTCTTGATTCAGTAAAAAATGGTTTGATTGATGTTAACGCAAAATTAATTGAACTAGAAAAAAACACCAACCAAGCTTCACCTAGCGTACAGACTGCAAATTCACAACTCTCTGTTCTTTTAGACAAGCCTGTTTATCTCCAAGGTGATACAATAAAAATAGCGGCTATTGGAGCCACTCCCCAAAAGATAGTTCAAGTGGAATTAATTGATAGTTCAGGATACATCATAACCAACGGTCAGACATATGCAGATTCTGCAGGCAAAGTATCTTACAATATACAAATACCAAGCTCACAGATTTCAGGAAATTATCAGGTAAAGCTAGTCTCAGATCAACAGATATCATCAACACCAATCATTATACAATCTAGTACAAGCTCAACATCTAACACATCTACATTTACTGCACAGACTGACAAGACAACTTACTATACAAATGATCTAGTTCAGGTGACTGGAACAGCCCAGCCAAATACTGCTGTCACAGCAGTCTTTACAAGTGCGTCGGGATATACAGCTACCTCTAGTACAACTGCAAACGGTGATGGAAGTTATACCCTAATCTTTGACATCCTATCATCATATCAAACAGGAACCTGGACCATAACTTTGACTAATGTAGCACAAACAAAATCACTTTCTATATACATCCAATCGGGAAGCTCAAATACATTTACTGCACAAACTTCAAAATCAACTTACAACTCGGGAGATACAATTCAGATTTCTGGAACAGGTCAGCCAAACACTGCTGTCACAGGAGTTCTTACCAGCCCAACAGGCAGGACATACAATTCTGGCTCTACTGTAAGCACTGGCGGCAGCTATACTGTCTATTTTTCCAGTCTGCAGTATTATGAAACAGGAACATGGTCTGTTACTATGAATAATGCAGGACAATCAAAGACAATTACATTTTACATGCAGTCAACAAGCTCTACTACATTTACTGCACAAACCACCCAGTCCACCTATTCAAGGGGTGCAGTAATCGAGGTCACTGGTACAGGACAACCTAACACAATTGTAAATGAAGTGCTTACCAGTCCTTCAGGAGGTACATACAGTGCATCATCAACTATACAATCTGACGGCACATATGCTATATTCTTTCAAACATCAGCGTCATATCAAGCAGGAACATGGACCATATCTGTGAGCAACTCTTCACAATCAAAGACTCTGTACGTTATGTTACAATAAAATAACTTACTCCATTTTATTCTGGCCTACAAACTCCCGCATCAAAACCAAAATAAATGATAGGGTTCGAATGTTTTCCTGAGTGTAACTAAAGTGCTTAAATCTCAAATTCTCATCTAGTGTCAATCCCTTGTTCCAAATCTTGTGCATCTCTGATCTCTCTATAGTCCATACAGAATTTTGTGTGGTGATGTGAACTCTGCCTCCCAAGTACTTTGCTTGAAATTCACCTGTCTGGGATAAGGACTGGAACTGTCTTGATTCTGAAAGATCCTTTACTAGAATGTTCCAAAGATCTTCGAATTTCAACCATATCTGATATTATACAACTCTGATTTAACCAAATCTCTATCTATTTTGTTGCATAATTTGTAAAGACAAATTTGGAATGCTGTCTTTTCATAATACATACGATAATTATTAATAATAAATTTATAGTGGCAAATGTGGAAAGCAAAGCAAGAACTCTAGTTAGAACAATAAGTTTTCGCATAATTATAGTTATTATTTCTACCGTGATATTCTGGAATGCCACGCAGAATGTTTTACAAACCACTTTGTCATCTGTAATATTTAATGTTGCAGCTACGGCAGCTTATTACATTCACGAAAGAATATGGATCAGAATAAAGTGGGACCCAATGAAAAAAGATAGTTCCAAATCGGATTTCCGTCAAAATGATTTAATGAAATAAATTTATTTTGTAGTTACTACACCTATATCCATGAATTGATTTCATACTGTGAGAAGAGAAACAAATGACTGAAACATTAGAAAACCGCAAGATAGTTTCCGAGAAAGAATGGACAGAGGCACGTAAACAATTCCTTATCAAAGAAAAAGAGTTTACACGCTTTATATCAATTTTTTAAATGAATTATGAAAATATGGAAATCATTGTGGAAAATATTAAATATGCATCTGAAACACATCACACATGGTAAAACCAATCCCAGATGGATACCACTCTGTTACTCCAACGTTGACCATAAGTGGAGCATCTGATGCAATAGAGTTTTACAAGAAAGCCTTTGATGCAAAAGAAGTTTACAG
This region includes:
- a CDS encoding pyridoxal-phosphate dependent enzyme, with product MIAERKRLQENKESNADTVLLENFQREIWSKVPHLEKKSDGVRVVNATPLIDITKDLIECAKKEYNLDLTNSDLQVFGKFDSNLLAGSIKVRPAVHIIHDAIISGKLRQGQTIFEATSGNFGIALGQIAKIGLDVVTLVSRRLQEGVFEELRNEKTRIINLDMDICPAPGMKDNPNLLAAKATAFNIRSQLSELGFDQSVFDKSLPEIEAVLAKQDIINLAKLLAKIYGCFCPEQYDNDLNIDVHKTVTGAEIDQQLHEQGRSLADFRIVCTFGTGGTSGGLSRYLMEKYQKKSLHVVFPLGDQDVAGIRTKAKATGLKFYEPEKYAGQHEVDFSQAKRLLKFFVDKGHDMGESSALALYAVMQMANFGEHGGKFVVIVADGIQKYKKNLITEKQNRIKVDLQEALSNIGDYDRVVWIHTQYTPKKEGIELIANALGVDQSKVFVPKARDVEKLLMTQEIPKELDSALGGHDSKTLLVCMMGNTSLMVAQELAKKGMVSESLNGGINALSQGKGKHISELIQIARE
- a CDS encoding DoxX family protein — protein: MTDAQIRQSKFHDISHFGLRLTIGVIFIAGGYAKFDPGFATYLPQFGLPVHLQYLFAIEEFVPGILIIIGVLTRISASVLSLVMLGVIFYIYKASQFIGPNGADLPVILLAGSLVIITIGPGKISISYLVKKIPRYLQ
- a CDS encoding Lrp/AsnC ligand binding domain-containing protein translates to MVGKETAYIMINCEVGYEESIIEQLKTIEGVKYVQGVLGNFDILARIEVVSIDALREIITSKIRKIQKIRCTTTVICSKNGRSDEDDAC
- a CDS encoding Lrp/AsnC ligand binding domain-containing protein, with protein sequence MPTAYILLNVKPESELEVIKQIKNTVKTEDESLRYEIQGVYGVYDIIVKIESENMDDVKNILGKIRRIDKISSTITMLVIEEQEV